One Chryseobacterium indoltheticum DNA segment encodes these proteins:
- a CDS encoding leucine-rich repeat domain-containing protein — translation MKIISTVFLLVTTIYSAQSIKFENPEFEKLVLAKYPEIDANKNNRIEQNEAESLGKLSLMETNLTNANDVKYFKNLTYLSLTINNIEEFIIKDFFKLEKLYIARNKLKKLEISNLPLLNEFACGLNQLTAVKIKNCPNIVSLNMMNNQIKKIDLIQFKKLKYLTIDNNKLESLDLSNNLDLIQITIDNNDIKTIDIIKNQNLKMNILYIDDDVKIIGTPEQLSRYKPAAKVGPPPPSK, via the coding sequence ATGAAAATTATATCAACTGTTTTTTTACTTGTTACAACTATTTATTCCGCTCAAAGTATAAAATTTGAGAATCCAGAATTTGAAAAATTAGTTTTAGCAAAATATCCTGAAATTGATGCAAACAAAAACAATCGGATTGAACAAAATGAAGCTGAAAGTTTGGGAAAACTAAGTTTAATGGAAACAAACTTAACAAATGCAAATGACGTAAAGTATTTCAAAAACTTGACCTATTTATCACTTACAATCAACAATATTGAAGAATTCATAATTAAGGATTTTTTTAAATTAGAGAAATTATACATCGCAAGAAATAAGTTGAAAAAACTTGAAATTTCTAATCTACCATTGCTAAATGAATTTGCTTGTGGATTAAATCAATTAACAGCAGTCAAAATTAAAAACTGTCCTAATATTGTATCTTTAAATATGATGAATAATCAAATAAAAAAGATTGACTTAATTCAATTTAAAAAATTAAAATATTTGACTATTGATAATAATAAATTAGAAAGTCTTGATTTATCGAATAATCTCGACTTGATACAAATTACTATAGACAATAATGATATAAAGACAATTGATATAATAAAAAATCAGAATCTTAAAATGAATATACTATACATTGATGATGATGTCAAGATTATAGGGACACCTGAACAATTATCTAGATATAAGCCTGCAGCAAAAGTTGGACCTCCACCTCCAAGTAAATAA
- a CDS encoding LamG-like jellyroll fold domain-containing protein codes for MKNKSLLIKQALKSLLLCGLTLSAAGLDAQTLAFPEATGFGRFTTGARGAANPQIYLVTNLNDSGAGSFRDAVSQPGRFVIFKVGGIVNLQSVVAVAANTTIAGQTAPGEGILFLGPRVSFTGANNTIARYLRIRYGGTSQNQDASGIANGANIILDHMTFTWGTDEVFSVNWDNNGTSPDNITIQNSIIGQGMHRHNHSAGGLMQPPAGGKISLIGNLYICNKTRNNKIKGINEFVNNVVYNWGNYGNTYGHTQSGEAYIMGGDSAGASYANIINNYFIGGPNTSGTVSTPFSVGNANFNLYGSGNYFDNNKNGVLDGTLVPENLTGYPVGDINAIQTTSYDYPMKNPTLTAQGAFDNIVSKVGASYPRRDQVDQLMISDLMSKGTTATYVYVQSDLTTQFGFTNGGAGHIYGAPAPLDTDNDGMPDAWETANGLNPNVFDALAVSTTHAPYLNIEVYINGLHNTAAPDFIIPPSNLNFTNPVTAGTPASSSLTVNWNDNATNETNYVLERSPNGTAFTVIATLPANTTTYNETGLTPNTQYYYRVKAVNATESSVYTSNASVTTPPVPSAPTKAANPNPANGFNDLQLTNGNLLLKWTGSSNTTTYTVYFGTDPQNLSNVATVPYAAAPSYQLSNLNTATNYYWKIDSSNALGSVTGDVWSFRALTPSLVGNWPFSEAPLSGEQIADLTSYANHGTLNVAYDNASVRVTGKENYALDLATSPNTPYIASIPHQDQILFNTNSFTVSYWMKAPTSMIPSSSATSLYVLCKGSFTKNTATGATGKRFNVEIKGGQLRYAIDDDVTKKEITSPIANYFTNNWVHVVIQRDITAHKMRIYTNGVLSSEGDETAVTGIGEASDLIIGNIGELEFLSTTNSPAPYKGAFDELKMYNYALSPTEISALYNQAVLSNAEFSISKNVGTVYPNPVKDQIFIKLPEYKKSSLTATILDMTGKIIFKEKLNANGNGVFNLNIAGKKVSGNYILNVSGDELNSNFKIIVQ; via the coding sequence ATGAAAAATAAATCTTTACTGATTAAGCAGGCTTTAAAATCATTGTTGTTATGTGGATTGACCTTATCCGCTGCTGGCTTAGATGCTCAGACATTGGCGTTTCCGGAAGCTACCGGTTTTGGTCGATTTACTACAGGAGCAAGAGGTGCAGCCAATCCTCAAATCTATTTGGTGACTAATTTAAATGACAGCGGTGCCGGTTCTTTTCGTGATGCGGTAAGTCAACCGGGGCGTTTTGTTATTTTTAAAGTAGGAGGTATTGTTAATTTACAATCTGTAGTTGCTGTCGCAGCCAATACTACAATTGCAGGACAGACTGCTCCTGGAGAAGGGATTTTATTTCTCGGTCCGAGAGTTTCATTTACCGGAGCCAACAATACGATTGCGAGATATCTGCGTATCCGTTATGGAGGAACTTCTCAAAATCAGGATGCGTCGGGAATTGCCAACGGAGCGAATATCATTTTAGATCACATGACTTTTACATGGGGTACAGATGAGGTATTTTCTGTCAACTGGGATAATAACGGAACAAGTCCTGATAACATTACGATTCAGAACTCGATTATCGGACAGGGAATGCACCGACACAATCATTCCGCAGGAGGATTAATGCAACCTCCAGCAGGTGGAAAAATCAGTCTGATAGGAAATTTATATATCTGTAATAAAACCCGTAATAATAAAATAAAAGGCATCAACGAGTTTGTAAACAATGTGGTGTACAATTGGGGGAATTATGGAAATACCTATGGCCACACCCAATCTGGGGAAGCGTATATTATGGGCGGAGATTCTGCAGGTGCTTCGTATGCCAATATCATCAACAATTATTTTATCGGAGGTCCCAATACGAGCGGTACGGTTTCTACCCCTTTCAGCGTAGGAAATGCAAACTTTAATTTATATGGTTCCGGAAATTATTTCGACAATAATAAAAACGGAGTTCTGGACGGAACTTTAGTTCCTGAGAATTTAACGGGATACCCTGTCGGAGACATCAATGCGATCCAGACGACTTCATATGATTATCCAATGAAAAATCCGACCTTGACTGCACAAGGAGCTTTTGATAATATTGTTTCAAAAGTAGGCGCTTCCTATCCAAGGCGTGATCAGGTGGATCAGTTGATGATTTCAGATCTGATGTCAAAAGGCACAACTGCAACTTATGTTTATGTACAAAGCGATTTAACAACTCAATTCGGGTTTACCAATGGTGGAGCAGGGCACATTTATGGCGCTCCGGCTCCTTTAGATACCGATAATGACGGAATGCCCGATGCTTGGGAAACTGCAAACGGACTGAATCCAAATGTTTTTGATGCTTTGGCAGTAAGTACAACGCATGCTCCATATCTGAATATTGAGGTATATATTAATGGTCTGCATAATACAGCAGCTCCGGATTTTATTATTCCGCCATCTAATTTAAATTTCACAAATCCAGTGACAGCCGGAACTCCGGCTTCAAGCTCATTAACGGTTAACTGGAATGATAATGCAACCAATGAAACCAATTATGTATTGGAACGTTCTCCCAATGGCACAGCGTTTACAGTCATTGCAACATTGCCGGCTAATACAACGACTTATAATGAAACGGGTTTAACGCCCAACACTCAATATTATTACAGAGTGAAAGCGGTGAATGCCACAGAATCTTCTGTGTATACTTCAAATGCTTCAGTCACTACACCGCCTGTTCCGTCAGCGCCTACAAAAGCAGCTAATCCAAATCCTGCCAATGGATTTAATGACTTACAGCTGACCAATGGAAATTTACTTTTAAAATGGACTGGAAGTTCCAACACTACTACCTACACCGTTTATTTTGGAACCGATCCTCAAAATTTAAGCAATGTGGCTACGGTTCCTTATGCTGCAGCACCATCGTATCAGTTGAGTAATTTAAATACGGCAACTAATTATTACTGGAAAATTGATTCGTCTAATGCTTTAGGTTCTGTAACAGGAGATGTTTGGAGTTTCCGTGCATTGACGCCTAGTCTTGTCGGGAACTGGCCATTCTCAGAAGCTCCCTTATCTGGTGAGCAGATTGCAGATTTAACGTCTTATGCCAATCACGGAACATTAAATGTAGCCTATGATAATGCTAGTGTGAGAGTTACAGGAAAAGAGAATTATGCCCTGGATCTGGCAACTTCACCCAATACTCCGTACATAGCGAGTATTCCGCATCAGGATCAGATTTTATTTAATACTAATTCTTTTACGGTTTCGTACTGGATGAAAGCTCCGACAAGTATGATCCCATCGTCTTCGGCAACCAGTCTGTATGTTCTGTGTAAAGGTTCGTTTACTAAAAATACGGCAACAGGAGCTACAGGAAAGCGTTTTAACGTAGAAATAAAAGGCGGCCAGCTGCGATATGCCATCGATGATGATGTTACGAAAAAGGAAATCACCTCACCAATCGCCAATTATTTTACCAACAACTGGGTACATGTTGTAATTCAGAGGGATATTACAGCGCATAAAATGAGAATTTATACGAATGGTGTTTTAAGTTCTGAAGGAGACGAAACCGCGGTTACAGGAATTGGTGAAGCAAGTGATCTGATCATCGGAAATATTGGTGAACTTGAGTTTTTATCAACGACCAATTCTCCAGCTCCTTACAAAGGTGCTTTTGATGAACTTAAAATGTATAATTATGCATTATCTCCAACGGAAATATCTGCTTTGTACAATCAGGCGGTGTTGAGCAATGCAGAATTCAGTATTAGCAAAAATGTGGGAACGGTTTATCCGAATCCTGTAAAAGATCAGATTTTCATTAAGCTTCCTGAATATAAAAAATCAAGTTTAACTGCCACAATTTTAGATATGACAGGAAAAATAATCTTTAAAGAGAAATTAAATGCTAACGGAAACGGAGTATTTAATTTAAATATTGCCGGTAAAAAAGTTTCAGGAAATTATATATTGAATGTTTCAGGAGATGAATTGAACAGCAATTTTAAAATTATTGTTCAGTAA
- the gcvP gene encoding aminomethyl-transferring glycine dehydrogenase, with protein sequence MNTEQFVSRHISLNEADKQAMLEKVGVSSIEELISQTIPSSIRLENDLNISEPLSEYQMLNHSKELASKNTDYTSYIGFGYHNTLLPSAIQRNIFENPSWYTAYTPYQAEIAQGRLEALLNYQTVVCDLTGFALANASLLDESTAAAEAMHMFFNNRTKDQKKAGANKFFISDLVLPQTVSVLKTKAEGLAIEIVVGDHKTHPFDESYYGVLLQYPGKNGIVLDYTEDIVEYKKLDLQVVVACDPMALVKLKSPASMGADCAVGTSQRFGIPLGYGGPHAAFFSCREEYKRDIPGRIIGVSQDMYGKRALRMALQTREQHIKRERATSNICTAQVLLAVMAGMYAVYHGPKGLNYIADQIHFKANALKGGLKALGYQTVEEPIFDTVKIVMSEDEKTRLCRMMLDHKLNLNYFTEGVVSIAINESTTLEKLNVLMASFAQFKDKQTFKLEIKEGYSIPEENLRKDEILTEEVFNKYHTETELMRYIKRLERKDLSLTHSMISLGSCTMKLNAATQMLPLSWAEWGSIHPFVPVNQAGGYQEMIKELEKDLSEITGFAGTSLQPNSGAQGEYAGLMVIREYHISRGEGHRNVVLIPQSAHGTNPASAAMAGMKIVVVKNLESGEIDFEDFKAKAEANSENLSCVMITYPSTYGFFDANIKEITQLVHDHGGQVYMDGANMNAQVGYTSPGNIGADVCHLNLHKTFAIPHGGGGPGVGPICVAKHLVPFLPTNANIKVGSKEAIEGISAAPYGSGLILNISYAYIKMLGTSGLKKATEHAILNANYLKEILAEHFPILYSNTEGRVAHECIVDFRQFKSLGIEVADVAKRLMDYGFHAPTVSFPVAGTLMIEPTESESKSEIDRFAEALIAIKHEIDEIANGEADQANNVLKNAPHTEQLVISDSWDKPYSREKAAYPLDWVRDHKFFASVSRVDEAYGDRNLVCTCEPIEAYM encoded by the coding sequence ATGAATACAGAACAGTTTGTGAGCCGTCACATCTCCCTAAACGAAGCCGACAAGCAGGCGATGTTGGAAAAAGTTGGCGTTTCAAGTATCGAAGAATTAATTTCTCAAACCATTCCATCATCGATTCGTTTAGAAAATGATCTGAACATTTCAGAGCCACTTTCGGAGTATCAAATGTTGAATCATTCGAAAGAATTGGCATCGAAAAACACGGATTATACAAGCTATATCGGTTTTGGATATCACAATACCTTGTTGCCATCGGCAATTCAGAGAAATATCTTTGAAAACCCTAGCTGGTACACAGCGTACACGCCTTATCAGGCAGAGATCGCTCAGGGAAGATTAGAAGCTTTGCTTAATTATCAAACTGTTGTGTGCGATTTGACAGGTTTTGCTTTGGCAAACGCATCTTTATTGGACGAATCTACGGCAGCTGCAGAAGCAATGCACATGTTCTTCAACAACAGAACAAAAGATCAGAAGAAAGCAGGGGCGAATAAGTTCTTTATTTCTGATTTGGTTTTACCTCAAACCGTTTCTGTTCTCAAAACAAAAGCTGAAGGTTTAGCAATCGAAATTGTAGTTGGTGATCACAAAACTCACCCGTTTGACGAATCTTATTACGGAGTTTTATTGCAATATCCTGGTAAAAACGGAATTGTTTTAGATTATACGGAAGACATCGTTGAGTACAAAAAATTAGACTTACAGGTTGTTGTTGCTTGTGATCCTATGGCTTTGGTTAAATTGAAATCTCCGGCTTCAATGGGCGCTGACTGTGCTGTTGGTACTTCTCAGAGATTTGGTATTCCATTGGGATATGGTGGTCCTCACGCTGCATTTTTCTCTTGCAGAGAAGAATACAAAAGAGATATTCCGGGAAGAATCATCGGGGTTTCTCAGGATATGTACGGAAAACGTGCATTGAGAATGGCTTTGCAGACTAGAGAGCAACATATTAAAAGAGAAAGAGCAACTTCAAATATTTGTACAGCTCAGGTTCTTTTAGCTGTAATGGCAGGTATGTACGCTGTTTATCATGGTCCAAAAGGATTAAACTATATCGCTGACCAGATTCACTTTAAGGCAAATGCTTTGAAAGGAGGATTAAAAGCTTTAGGTTATCAGACGGTTGAAGAGCCCATCTTTGACACTGTAAAAATCGTGATGAGTGAAGATGAGAAAACAAGATTATGCAGAATGATGCTTGATCACAAATTGAATCTTAACTACTTTACAGAAGGAGTTGTGAGCATTGCAATCAATGAAAGCACGACGCTTGAAAAACTAAATGTTTTGATGGCTTCTTTCGCTCAGTTCAAAGATAAGCAGACTTTTAAATTAGAAATAAAAGAAGGATACAGCATTCCTGAAGAAAATCTTAGAAAAGATGAGATTCTGACGGAAGAAGTATTCAACAAATACCATACAGAGACAGAATTGATGCGTTACATCAAACGTCTTGAAAGAAAAGATTTATCATTAACACATTCAATGATCTCTCTTGGTTCTTGTACCATGAAGCTGAATGCTGCAACTCAGATGTTGCCGCTTTCTTGGGCAGAATGGGGAAGTATTCACCCATTTGTACCGGTAAATCAGGCAGGAGGATATCAGGAAATGATCAAAGAATTGGAGAAAGATCTTTCTGAAATCACAGGTTTTGCAGGAACTTCTCTTCAGCCAAATTCTGGCGCTCAGGGAGAATATGCAGGATTGATGGTAATCAGAGAATATCATATCTCAAGAGGCGAAGGTCACAGAAATGTAGTGTTGATTCCTCAGTCTGCACATGGAACGAATCCGGCTTCTGCAGCAATGGCAGGAATGAAAATTGTTGTTGTAAAAAACCTTGAAAGCGGAGAAATTGATTTTGAAGATTTCAAAGCTAAAGCAGAAGCTAATTCTGAGAACTTATCTTGTGTAATGATCACTTACCCGTCAACGTACGGATTCTTTGATGCTAACATTAAAGAAATTACTCAATTGGTTCACGATCATGGCGGGCAGGTTTATATGGACGGTGCCAACATGAATGCTCAGGTAGGATATACAAGTCCGGGAAACATCGGAGCAGACGTTTGTCACCTTAATCTTCACAAAACTTTCGCTATTCCTCACGGTGGTGGAGGTCCTGGAGTTGGTCCGATCTGTGTTGCTAAGCATTTAGTTCCTTTCTTACCTACGAATGCTAACATTAAAGTTGGTTCTAAAGAAGCAATTGAAGGTATTTCTGCTGCACCTTACGGTTCTGGATTGATTTTAAATATTTCTTATGCTTACATCAAAATGTTGGGAACTTCAGGTTTGAAAAAAGCTACTGAGCACGCAATTTTAAATGCAAACTATTTAAAAGAAATATTAGCTGAGCATTTCCCTATTTTATATTCAAATACAGAAGGTAGAGTAGCACACGAGTGTATCGTAGATTTCCGTCAGTTCAAATCTTTAGGAATTGAAGTGGCTGATGTTGCAAAAAGATTGATGGATTATGGTTTCCACGCACCAACGGTTTCTTTCCCGGTTGCAGGTACATTGATGATTGAGCCTACAGAATCTGAAAGCAAGTCTGAAATCGACCGTTTTGCAGAAGCTCTTATTGCGATCAAACATGAGATCGATGAGATTGCTAACGGTGAAGCTGATCAGGCAAACAATGTATTGAAAAATGCTCCTCACACTGAGCAATTGGTTATTTCTGATTCTTGGGATAAACCATACAGCAGAGAGAAAGCCGCTTATCCGCTAGATTGGGTAAGAGATCACAAATTCTTTGCTTCAGTTTCCAGAGTTGATGAAGCTTACGGAGACAGAAACTTAGTTTGTACTTGTGAGCCGATTGAAGCTTATATGTAA
- a CDS encoding DnaJ domain-containing protein — translation MKDYYYFLGIPHNASDEDIKKSYRKLSLKYHPDKNQDDDFFADRFKEIKEAYETLSDKGRRITYDQNLESHQKSFRYTVPPSIKTFTANKIHAKKGEEIIITWQTQNADVVKVLPFGLEKAYGERIFKITEFKNGKFQLLLHATNSLLHKTVVQGITITEVFENDGEKFRDRAEELFKSQPRTVTNPKGQPKIFRIILAILFLALALYFLISSLTN, via the coding sequence ATGAAAGATTACTACTATTTTCTCGGTATTCCTCATAATGCTTCGGATGAAGACATCAAAAAATCCTACAGAAAACTTTCATTAAAATACCATCCCGACAAAAATCAAGATGATGATTTTTTTGCAGACCGCTTCAAAGAAATTAAGGAGGCGTACGAAACACTGAGCGATAAAGGACGAAGAATTACGTATGATCAGAATTTAGAAAGTCATCAGAAAAGTTTCAGATATACCGTTCCGCCATCTATTAAAACTTTTACAGCAAACAAAATTCATGCGAAAAAAGGGGAGGAGATTATCATAACCTGGCAGACCCAGAATGCCGATGTGGTGAAGGTTTTACCGTTTGGTCTTGAGAAAGCTTACGGGGAAAGAATTTTTAAAATCACAGAATTTAAAAACGGAAAATTTCAGTTGTTGCTTCATGCAACGAATTCACTTTTACATAAAACCGTAGTTCAGGGAATTACGATAACCGAAGTTTTTGAAAACGATGGAGAAAAATTCAGAGACAGAGCAGAAGAACTTTTTAAGTCACAGCCACGAACCGTAACAAATCCTAAAGGACAACCCAAAATTTTCAGAATAATCCTGGCGATCCTATTTTTAGCTTTAGCATTGTACTTTTTAATCAGTAGTCTAACTAACTAA
- a CDS encoding RNA polymerase sigma factor, with amino-acid sequence MPQKEKENIISQTVTSYGGKLMSFIRPKVKNTEDAEDILQEVWYQFSSLTNLSEIVNVGGWLYRVTANKITDKYRKKKTENLEDFVYEDEDGTFSIKDILLLDDSAGPEVKMFQDEIWKKLFEALEELPEKQKLVYMENELNDKTLQQIADEQGENIKTIISRKNYAVKHLRNRLKQLYEDLNN; translated from the coding sequence ATGCCACAGAAGGAAAAGGAAAACATTATTTCGCAGACCGTAACAAGTTACGGTGGAAAATTGATGTCTTTTATTCGACCGAAAGTGAAAAATACCGAAGATGCAGAAGATATTCTGCAGGAAGTTTGGTATCAGTTCAGCAGTTTGACCAATCTTTCTGAAATTGTAAATGTTGGCGGATGGCTGTACCGCGTTACTGCCAATAAAATTACCGATAAATACCGTAAAAAGAAGACCGAAAATCTAGAAGATTTTGTCTACGAAGATGAAGACGGGACATTCTCTATAAAAGATATTTTGCTTTTGGATGACAGTGCAGGACCAGAAGTAAAAATGTTTCAGGATGAAATCTGGAAAAAACTGTTTGAAGCGTTGGAAGAACTTCCGGAAAAACAGAAGCTCGTCTACATGGAAAACGAACTGAACGATAAGACTTTACAGCAAATCGCCGATGAACAGGGTGAAAATATAAAGACCATTATCAGCCGGAAAAATTATGCGGTAAAGCATTTGAGAAACAGATTGAAACAATTGTACGAAGATTTAAATAATTAG
- a CDS encoding S9 family peptidase, whose protein sequence is MNLNSKILGITQVVITSLMMNAQTTDKKLPGDPTLVSSKATIEKLISYDKGNFKYKVEDYFARPKASQFKLSPDGQYLSYKEKDKDSKNHVYVKDLKSGEITKALVEKDDLIRSYGWLDKKRLFYTQDKGGNENIHLYAADIDGKNLKDLTPFEGITLNSVRLIKDTEFVIVSMNKNNKQIFEPYKINFNTGEITQLYENKDVKSPIDDYLFDRQGNLRGYTILENGLTTKLYYKDLQTGKFNLVKSTDWKDTFSVIGFNDNSKNKDEVYLVTNLGSDKSRIVLYDLKKNAIIKEVYSNPTFDVSSIAQAGKSRNYELDYISYNGIKNETIPVSKFYKEIHDKLTSEFGDKQFGIASSDDKNEKLLVVVDSDKLYGKYYEYNTKTKTTKLLFDLMPQLKEDDMAEMRPIEFKSRDGLTIYGYITLPKAAINGEKVPLIVNPHGGPQGIRDDWGFNPETQLFASRGYATLQVNFRISGGYGKEFQTSGYKQIGRKAMDDVEDGVKYAISQGWIDKDKVAIYGGSHGGYATLMGLIKTPDLYSCGVDYVGVSNIFTFFDSFPEYWKPYKEMVKQIWYDLDNPEEAKIAKEVSPVFQIDKIKKPLFVVQGANDPRVNINESDQIVKALRSKGFEVPYMVKYDEGHGFGKEPNRIEFYKSMLGFFAENFNK, encoded by the coding sequence ATGAATTTAAACTCCAAAATTTTAGGTATTACGCAAGTGGTAATCACAAGTCTCATGATGAATGCACAAACTACTGATAAAAAATTGCCGGGCGACCCGACATTGGTTTCATCAAAAGCTACGATAGAAAAGCTTATTTCTTACGACAAAGGAAATTTTAAGTATAAGGTAGAAGATTATTTTGCCAGGCCGAAAGCTTCACAATTTAAACTTTCTCCCGACGGGCAGTACCTGTCGTATAAAGAAAAGGATAAAGACAGTAAAAATCATGTCTATGTAAAAGATCTGAAATCTGGTGAAATTACAAAGGCATTGGTTGAAAAAGATGATTTAATAAGAAGCTACGGATGGCTTGATAAAAAACGTCTGTTTTACACTCAGGATAAAGGTGGAAACGAAAATATCCACTTATACGCCGCTGATATTGACGGTAAAAACTTAAAAGATCTTACACCATTTGAAGGAATTACGCTAAATTCTGTAAGACTGATTAAAGATACTGAGTTTGTTATTGTGAGCATGAACAAGAACAATAAGCAGATTTTTGAACCGTATAAAATCAATTTTAATACCGGCGAAATTACGCAGTTGTATGAAAACAAAGATGTAAAAAGTCCGATTGATGATTATCTTTTCGACAGACAAGGCAACCTGAGAGGCTACACAATTCTTGAAAATGGTTTGACGACCAAGCTGTATTACAAAGATTTGCAGACCGGTAAATTTAATCTTGTTAAGTCGACCGACTGGAAAGATACGTTTAGCGTAATTGGCTTTAATGATAATTCTAAGAACAAAGATGAGGTTTATCTGGTAACCAATCTTGGCAGTGATAAATCTAGAATTGTATTGTATGATTTAAAGAAAAACGCAATTATTAAGGAGGTTTATTCCAATCCTACATTTGATGTTTCTTCAATCGCACAGGCTGGAAAAAGCAGAAATTATGAATTAGATTACATCAGCTATAACGGAATTAAAAACGAAACCATTCCTGTAAGTAAATTTTACAAAGAAATTCATGATAAACTGACTTCTGAATTTGGCGATAAACAGTTTGGAATTGCTTCTTCAGATGATAAAAACGAAAAACTATTGGTTGTTGTTGACAGTGATAAACTGTATGGAAAGTATTATGAATACAATACAAAAACCAAAACAACCAAACTCCTTTTTGATTTGATGCCTCAGTTGAAAGAAGATGATATGGCTGAAATGCGTCCCATAGAGTTTAAAAGCAGAGACGGACTTACCATTTACGGGTATATTACATTGCCAAAAGCAGCAATAAATGGTGAAAAAGTTCCTTTGATTGTAAATCCTCACGGCGGTCCGCAAGGAATAAGAGATGATTGGGGCTTCAATCCTGAAACACAGTTGTTTGCAAGCAGAGGATACGCTACTTTGCAGGTTAATTTCAGAATTTCTGGTGGTTACGGAAAAGAGTTTCAAACATCCGGATATAAACAAATCGGCCGTAAAGCGATGGATGATGTAGAAGACGGCGTAAAATATGCAATCTCACAAGGCTGGATAGATAAAGACAAAGTAGCTATCTATGGTGGAAGTCATGGTGGTTACGCTACATTGATGGGATTAATTAAAACTCCTGATCTGTACTCTTGTGGAGTTGATTATGTAGGTGTTTCCAATATTTTCACGTTCTTCGATTCTTTCCCGGAATATTGGAAGCCGTATAAAGAAATGGTAAAGCAAATCTGGTATGATTTGGATAATCCTGAAGAAGCCAAAATAGCAAAAGAAGTTTCACCGGTTTTTCAGATTGATAAAATTAAAAAACCATTATTTGTGGTTCAGGGGGCGAATGATCCTAGAGTAAACATCAATGAATCTGACCAAATCGTTAAAGCTTTAAGAAGCAAAGGATTTGAAGTTCCTTACATGGTAAAATATGACGAAGGACACGGTTTTGGAAAAGAACCCAACAGAATTGAGTTTTACAAGTCTATGTTAGGTTTCTTTGCAGAGAATTTCAATAAATAA